The following coding sequences are from one Coleofasciculus sp. FACHB-1120 window:
- a CDS encoding SDR family oxidoreductase, protein MKVLVTGTEGYLGSLLAPLLMKRGHEVIGVDTGFYKVGWLYNATDLTAKTLNKDLRHITPEDLAGVEAIVHMAELSNDPAGQLSPNITYDINHKGSVRLANLAKAGGVRRFVYMSSCSVYGVATKDDVTEESPVNPQTAYAECKTFVERDVKPLADDNFSPTFLRNATAFGASPRMRFDIVLNNLAGLAWTTKEIKMISDGTPWRPLVHALDICKAIICTLEAPRDIVHNQIFNVGDTAHNYRVKEIAEIIASVFQGCQLTFGENGSDNRSYRVSFEKINKTLPGFKCEWDAQRGAQQLFDLFKQIDMTEDIFLFRGFTRLKQLEYLIRTQQIDQDFFWSKEV, encoded by the coding sequence ATGAAAGTATTAGTAACCGGAACAGAAGGCTATCTCGGCTCGTTACTTGCCCCCCTCTTGATGAAACGCGGACACGAAGTGATTGGGGTAGACACTGGCTTCTATAAAGTAGGTTGGCTGTATAACGCCACCGATTTAACTGCCAAAACCCTCAACAAAGATTTGCGGCACATCACCCCAGAAGACTTAGCGGGGGTCGAGGCAATCGTTCACATGGCAGAACTTTCTAACGATCCCGCCGGACAACTCTCACCGAATATCACCTACGACATCAACCATAAAGGTTCAGTTCGCCTTGCCAATCTAGCGAAGGCAGGGGGCGTGCGGCGCTTCGTTTATATGTCTTCTTGCAGCGTCTACGGCGTCGCCACAAAAGATGATGTGACGGAAGAATCTCCCGTCAATCCCCAAACTGCTTATGCAGAATGTAAAACCTTCGTAGAAAGAGATGTCAAACCACTCGCTGATGACAATTTTTCTCCGACCTTTCTACGAAATGCCACCGCTTTTGGGGCATCTCCGAGAATGCGTTTTGATATTGTTTTAAACAATTTGGCGGGCTTAGCTTGGACAACGAAAGAAATCAAGATGATCAGCGACGGAACTCCCTGGCGTCCGCTGGTTCACGCCCTTGATATCTGTAAGGCAATTATCTGCACCCTAGAAGCACCCCGCGACATTGTTCACAACCAAATTTTCAACGTCGGGGACACCGCTCATAACTATCGAGTTAAAGAAATTGCGGAAATTATTGCCTCCGTCTTCCAAGGATGCCAGTTAACCTTTGGAGAAAATGGCTCGGATAACCGCAGCTATCGAGTTTCTTTCGAGAAGATTAACAAAACCCTACCGGGATTCAAGTGTGAATGGGATGCCCAGCGGGGTGCCCAGCAGTTATTCGATTTGTTTAAGCAAATTGATATGACTGAAGATATCTTCTTATTCAGAGGGTTCACTCGCTTGAAGCAACTAGAGTACTTAATTCGCACCCAACAAATCGATCAAGACTTTTTCTGGAGTAAGGAGGTATAA